The following are from one region of the Isoalcanivorax indicus genome:
- a CDS encoding MFS transporter: protein MTTAPRPAGKREWWGLAVLVLPTLLLALDMTVLHLAVPHLSADLKPTSAQLLWILDIYGFMIAGFLITMGTLGDRIGRRKLLLTGAVAFAIASVLAAFSTSAEMLIVNRALLGVAGATLMPSTLSLIRNMFEVDRERTVAITVWMTGFIVGSALGPVVGGAMLEFFWWGSVFLLGVPVMVLLLLAGPFLLPEFRDEHTAKLDFTSSLMSIGTFLGVIYGLKDMARNGVSLTALVVILIGVLVGYLFIRRQRRLIVPMFDMALFTNRAFSTSVIALMLTILAISGAWLMVFQYLQGVLGLSPFRAGLVMVPATLVQVCGSLFVPWLARRIKPGVLVSSGLLLAAVGCGLMTQANGMDTLGFLMAGTIVLGIGVMPMAILGTDLVVSSAPPAKAGAAAATSETASELGMALGIAVIGSIGAAVYRLRLSDTLPQDLPADLSMIALDTLGGALNIAEELGGAQGEAVLLAARDAFSLALHTNAWIGAAIVTGTAVFTALFLKHLPAQKPEEQEEQEAKHLSLHDNLP from the coding sequence ATGACGACTGCACCACGCCCCGCCGGTAAACGCGAATGGTGGGGGCTTGCTGTTCTGGTACTGCCCACACTGCTGCTTGCCCTGGACATGACCGTGCTGCACCTGGCGGTGCCTCATCTGAGCGCCGATCTGAAGCCCACCAGCGCCCAGCTGCTGTGGATACTGGATATCTATGGCTTCATGATTGCGGGCTTTCTGATCACCATGGGCACCCTGGGTGACCGCATTGGCCGCCGCAAGCTGTTGCTGACCGGTGCCGTGGCCTTCGCCATCGCCTCGGTGCTGGCCGCGTTTTCCACCAGCGCCGAAATGTTGATCGTTAACCGCGCCCTCTTGGGGGTGGCGGGCGCGACGCTGATGCCGTCGACCCTGTCGTTGATTCGCAACATGTTTGAAGTGGACCGCGAGCGCACCGTGGCCATTACCGTATGGATGACCGGCTTTATCGTCGGCAGCGCCCTTGGGCCTGTGGTCGGCGGCGCCATGCTGGAGTTTTTCTGGTGGGGGTCGGTATTTCTGCTCGGTGTGCCGGTGATGGTGCTGTTGCTGCTGGCCGGGCCCTTCTTGCTGCCTGAGTTCCGCGATGAACATACCGCAAAGCTGGACTTCACCAGCTCGCTGATGTCCATCGGGACTTTTTTGGGCGTGATCTACGGCCTCAAGGACATGGCCCGCAATGGCGTGAGCCTGACCGCCCTGGTGGTGATTCTGATCGGCGTGCTGGTCGGCTACCTGTTCATACGGCGGCAGCGTCGCCTGATTGTGCCGATGTTCGATATGGCCCTGTTCACGAATCGTGCTTTCAGCACCTCGGTGATTGCCCTGATGTTGACCATCCTGGCGATTTCCGGCGCCTGGCTGATGGTATTCCAGTACCTGCAGGGCGTGCTTGGTCTGTCGCCGTTTCGCGCCGGGCTGGTGATGGTGCCCGCCACCCTGGTACAGGTGTGCGGTTCCTTGTTTGTGCCCTGGCTGGCGCGGCGAATAAAACCCGGCGTGCTGGTCAGCAGCGGCCTGCTGCTGGCGGCAGTCGGTTGCGGCCTGATGACCCAGGCCAACGGCATGGACACCTTGGGTTTCCTGATGGCGGGCACCATCGTGCTGGGCATCGGCGTGATGCCCATGGCGATTCTGGGCACCGATCTGGTGGTCAGCTCCGCACCCCCCGCCAAGGCCGGTGCGGCCGCCGCCACCTCTGAAACCGCCAGCGAACTCGGCATGGCACTGGGGATTGCCGTCATCGGCAGCATCGGCGCCGCCGTATATCGGCTGCGTCTGAGCGACACCTTGCCGCAAGACCTGCCTGCTGATCTGAGCATGATCGCGCTGGACACCCTGGGCGGTGCCCTGAATATTGCCGAAGAGCTGGGTGGTGCCCAGGGCGAAGCGGTTCTGCTGGCCGCGCGCGATGCCTTCAGCCTGGCGCTGCACACCAACGCCTGGATCGGCGCTGCGATTGTGACGGGGACGGCGGTGTTTACGGCGTTGTTTCTGAAACACTTGCCTGCGCAGAAGCCGGAAGAGCAGGAGGAACAAGAGGCCAAGCATCTATCCTTGCATGACAACTTGCCCTGA
- a CDS encoding SDR family NAD(P)-dependent oxidoreductase produces the protein MSTALITGASSGIGEDIARELAARGLNLILVARRQDRLDALASALHREHGVTATSIACDLSDRDALNGLFDQVDAALASTGSTLTVLVNNAGTGFWAPFADQDLAGVQRDIDLNVTALTTLSHGFLRRARAHGQRSYLMNVASLAGILPTPRYAAYSGTKGYVRFFSEVLDYELRDSAISVTAACPGGVLTPFLDSAGQNVKKQTGIMTSPEVARLCVNAMYRGKVVYVPGLLNKFAVYTNLLPRRLRGWLLERSMLVSVEARPDASR, from the coding sequence ATGAGCACAGCACTGATTACCGGCGCCTCCAGCGGCATCGGCGAAGACATTGCCAGAGAACTGGCCGCCCGCGGCCTGAACCTGATTCTGGTAGCCCGGCGCCAGGACCGGCTGGATGCCCTGGCCAGTGCCCTGCACCGCGAGCACGGCGTCACCGCCACCTCCATCGCCTGCGACCTGTCTGACCGCGACGCGCTGAACGGCCTGTTCGATCAGGTGGATGCCGCCCTGGCCAGCACCGGCAGCACCCTGACCGTGCTGGTGAATAATGCGGGCACCGGCTTCTGGGCGCCCTTCGCCGACCAGGACCTGGCGGGCGTACAACGCGACATCGACCTGAATGTCACCGCACTGACCACCTTGAGCCACGGCTTCCTGCGCCGTGCCCGCGCCCACGGGCAGCGCAGCTATCTGATGAACGTCGCCTCACTGGCGGGCATTCTGCCGACCCCGCGCTACGCGGCCTATTCCGGCACCAAGGGCTATGTGCGCTTTTTCTCCGAAGTGCTCGATTACGAACTGCGCGACAGCGCCATCAGCGTCACCGCCGCCTGCCCGGGTGGCGTGCTCACGCCCTTCCTCGACAGTGCTGGCCAGAACGTCAAGAAACAGACTGGCATCATGACCTCACCGGAAGTCGCCAGACTCTGCGTGAACGCCATGTACCGGGGCAAAGTGGTGTATGTACCCGGCCTCCTGAACAAGTTCGCTGTTTATACCAACCTGCTCCCCCGCCGCCTGCGCGGCTGGTTGCTGGAGCGCAGTATGCTGGTCAGCGTGGAGGCCCGCCCCGATGCAAGCCGCTGA
- a CDS encoding glutathione S-transferase family protein, with protein sequence MPDLILHHYAMSPFAEKVRAMMGYTGLSWSGVLHPPQPPRKKLMPLAGEYRKIPVAQIGADVFCDTRLITREIARLSGQPRLALAGCDEEVRAFVAKTDLEIFLACVMSAGSPKLLFRFWRSTSTLTVIRFLRDRIQMGRTATVRAASPKRAPGVVKAHLEDLESRLANQPFLFGDTPCIADFSAWHGLWFIREAAGSNAIAPYAQVNAWMDRMKAFGHGPNQPMKGKAAWAVARDAAPRELPQSEDSPLLGKPVTVTPSDYGQVPVSGTLVAQLADSWVLAREHAATGTVHVHLPRDGFTLAAG encoded by the coding sequence ATGCCAGACCTGATCCTGCATCATTACGCCATGTCCCCCTTTGCGGAAAAAGTGCGTGCCATGATGGGTTATACCGGCTTGTCCTGGAGCGGCGTACTGCACCCGCCGCAGCCGCCGCGCAAGAAGCTGATGCCGTTGGCGGGGGAGTATCGCAAGATTCCGGTGGCGCAGATCGGGGCGGATGTGTTTTGCGATACGCGCCTGATTACCCGGGAAATCGCGCGGCTTTCCGGTCAGCCGAGGCTGGCGCTGGCGGGCTGCGATGAAGAGGTCCGGGCGTTCGTGGCCAAGACAGATCTGGAGATTTTCCTCGCCTGTGTCATGTCAGCAGGCAGCCCGAAGCTGCTGTTCCGTTTCTGGCGCAGCACGTCCACGCTCACGGTGATCCGCTTCCTGCGAGACCGGATCCAGATGGGCCGCACAGCCACGGTGCGCGCAGCGTCGCCGAAACGGGCACCGGGGGTGGTGAAGGCGCACCTTGAAGACCTCGAGTCTCGTCTGGCGAATCAGCCGTTCCTGTTTGGCGACACGCCCTGCATTGCGGATTTCAGTGCCTGGCACGGCCTGTGGTTTATCCGCGAGGCGGCGGGCAGCAACGCGATAGCGCCCTATGCGCAGGTGAATGCCTGGATGGATCGCATGAAGGCGTTCGGCCATGGCCCCAATCAGCCGATGAAGGGCAAGGCCGCCTGGGCCGTGGCGCGTGACGCCGCGCCGCGCGAGCTGCCGCAAAGCGAGGACTCCCCCCTGCTGGGCAAGCCGGTCACTGTGACGCCCTCGGATTACGGCCAGGTGCCGGTGAGCGGCACCCTGGTGGCGCAGCTGGCCGACAGCTGGGTGCTGGCCCGCGAGCATGCCGCCACCGGCACGGTGCATGTGCACCTGCCCCGTGACGGCTTTACGCTGGCGGCCGGTTAG
- a CDS encoding DUF1415 domain-containing protein, with the protein MHDDAIITQMDQWIRRVVVGLNLCPFARKPLENNLIRIAVSQADDVPALLGDLHAELERLAQCPATEVETTVIAIPHMLSDFADYNDFLDLAEALVERFGWEGEFQIASFHPHYQFEGTEPEDAENYTNRSPWPALHLLREDRLEQAIASHPDPEQIPERNIAAMNELGQPALEALLESCR; encoded by the coding sequence ATGCATGACGACGCCATCATTACCCAGATGGACCAGTGGATCCGCCGCGTGGTCGTGGGCCTGAACCTGTGCCCCTTCGCACGCAAGCCGCTGGAGAACAACCTGATCCGCATCGCCGTCAGCCAGGCCGACGATGTGCCCGCACTGCTGGGTGACCTGCACGCCGAACTGGAACGGCTGGCGCAATGCCCGGCCACCGAGGTGGAGACCACGGTCATCGCCATCCCGCATATGCTCAGTGATTTCGCCGACTACAATGATTTTCTGGATCTGGCGGAAGCGCTGGTGGAGCGCTTCGGCTGGGAAGGCGAATTCCAGATCGCCAGCTTCCATCCGCACTACCAGTTCGAGGGCACCGAGCCGGAGGATGCCGAGAACTACACCAACCGCTCACCGTGGCCCGCCCTGCACCTGCTGCGCGAAGACCGCCTGGAGCAGGCCATCGCCAGCCACCCCGACCCGGAACAGATCCCCGAGCGCAATATCGCGGCCATGAACGAGCTTGGCCAGCCTGCGCTGGAGGCGTTGCTGGAAAGTTGTCGATAA
- a CDS encoding MOSC domain-containing protein has translation MSVVTAIFTAAVSRAPVSEQPAVQVRAGGGIVGDRNYRRNNQPANQITLIEQEAIDAFNQAHRLAVPASALRRNLLTRGVDLNALEGREFTVGTLRLRGIELCEPCAVIGKLLQQPDLSPTQVIQALMGRGGLRAEILDTGVIRVGDPVIPHA, from the coding sequence GTGTCTGTGGTAACAGCCATCTTTACGGCGGCGGTCTCGCGCGCCCCCGTGAGTGAGCAACCCGCCGTGCAGGTGCGCGCGGGCGGCGGCATCGTGGGGGATCGCAACTACCGGCGCAACAACCAACCCGCCAACCAGATCACCCTGATCGAGCAGGAAGCCATTGATGCCTTCAATCAGGCGCACCGATTGGCCGTGCCCGCCAGCGCGCTGCGGCGCAACCTGCTCACCCGGGGCGTGGACCTCAACGCGCTGGAGGGCCGCGAGTTCACGGTGGGCACCCTGCGCCTGCGCGGCATTGAGCTGTGCGAGCCCTGCGCGGTAATCGGCAAGCTGCTGCAACAGCCTGACCTGAGCCCGACGCAGGTCATTCAGGCGCTGATGGGCCGGGGTGGCCTGCGCGCGGAAATTCTTGATACCGGCGTGATTCGCGTCGGCGACCCGGTGATACCCCATGCATGA
- the dbpA gene encoding ATP-dependent RNA helicase DbpA, producing MTDTAFSSLPLSAPMLETIAALGFTEMTPVQARTLPLILKGQDVIAQARTGSGKTAAFGLGLLHPLNPRYFGCQALVLCPTRELADQVAKDLRRLARGEDNIKILTLCGGVPMGPQVGSLEHGAQVIVGTPGRVQKHLLKGSLSLDGLNTLVLDEADRMLDMGFYDSIAEIINQTPARRQTLLFSATYPAGIKQLGSSFMRDPVQVKVEGQHDARQIEQRFYEVEPEGRLDAVVKVLYSLRPVSCVAFCFTRQQCQEVADHLNAKGISAMAINGDLEQRDRDQVLGMFANRSLSVLVATDVAARGLDIEALDLVINVELGRDPETHIHRIGRTGRAGESGIAVSLVAPPEARRALAIEAQQGTPLNWQPLDSITPHPDRSPLIAPMVTLCIGAGRKQKLRPGDILGALTGEAGIPGAQVGKIAIFDHQAYVAVAREVADQALARLTTGRIKGKSLRVRAL from the coding sequence GTGACTGATACTGCCTTTTCCTCCCTGCCGCTTTCTGCCCCCATGCTGGAGACCATTGCGGCACTGGGCTTTACCGAAATGACGCCGGTTCAGGCGCGTACCCTGCCGCTGATCCTCAAGGGCCAGGACGTGATCGCCCAGGCCCGGACCGGCAGCGGCAAAACCGCCGCCTTTGGCCTTGGCCTGCTGCATCCGCTCAACCCCCGGTACTTCGGCTGCCAGGCGCTGGTGCTGTGCCCCACGCGCGAGCTGGCCGACCAGGTAGCCAAGGATTTGCGCCGTCTGGCGCGCGGCGAAGACAACATCAAGATCCTGACCCTGTGCGGCGGCGTGCCCATGGGGCCGCAGGTGGGTTCGCTGGAGCATGGCGCCCAGGTGATCGTCGGCACCCCCGGCCGGGTGCAGAAACACCTGCTCAAGGGCAGCCTGTCGCTGGATGGCCTGAACACCCTGGTGCTGGATGAAGCCGACCGCATGCTGGACATGGGTTTCTACGACAGCATTGCCGAGATCATCAACCAGACCCCGGCCCGGCGGCAGACGCTGCTGTTTTCCGCCACCTATCCGGCGGGCATCAAGCAGCTGGGCAGCAGCTTTATGCGCGACCCGGTACAGGTGAAGGTGGAAGGTCAGCATGATGCCCGGCAGATCGAGCAGCGCTTCTACGAAGTCGAGCCGGAAGGGCGGCTGGATGCGGTAGTGAAGGTGCTCTACAGCCTGCGCCCTGTGTCCTGCGTGGCGTTCTGCTTTACCCGCCAGCAATGCCAGGAGGTGGCCGACCACCTGAACGCCAAGGGCATCTCCGCCATGGCCATCAACGGTGATCTGGAGCAGCGCGATCGCGATCAGGTGCTGGGCATGTTCGCCAACCGCAGCCTGTCTGTGCTGGTGGCCACCGACGTCGCCGCGCGCGGGCTGGATATCGAAGCGCTGGATCTGGTGATCAATGTCGAACTGGGCCGCGACCCGGAAACCCATATTCACCGTATCGGTCGCACCGGCCGCGCAGGAGAAAGCGGCATTGCCGTCAGCCTGGTGGCGCCACCGGAAGCCCGTCGCGCTCTGGCCATCGAAGCGCAGCAGGGCACACCGCTGAACTGGCAACCGCTGGACAGCATCACGCCCCACCCGGACCGCAGCCCGCTGATCGCCCCCATGGTGACCCTGTGCATCGGCGCGGGCCGCAAGCAGAAGCTGCGCCCCGGCGATATTCTGGGCGCCCTGACCGGCGAGGCCGGCATTCCCGGCGCCCAGGTGGGCAAGATCGCCATCTTCGATCACCAGGCCTACGTGGCCGTGGCCCGCGAGGTGGCCGACCAGGCACTGGCGCGGCTGACGACAGGTCGGATCAAGGGCAAGTCGCTGCGGGTGCGGGCGCTGTAA
- a CDS encoding class I SAM-dependent methyltransferase: MHQDDIKALFDQQAAGYDAQWAKTAPIRHCLHLLLGSLFSELPADARILCVGVGTGDELFYLASKYPGWRFTAVEPSGAMLDICRRRAESEGVASRCLFHEGYLDSLPEVEPHQAATCFLVSQFILDHRERARFFQGIAERLEPGALLASSDLASDVESPEYEVLLRAWMNMMSAADISEDAIARMRKAYANDVAVLPPGRIASIIEAGGFTLPVQCYQAGLIHAWLSRRV, encoded by the coding sequence GTGCATCAAGATGACATAAAAGCGCTTTTTGACCAGCAGGCCGCCGGGTACGACGCCCAGTGGGCCAAAACCGCTCCGATCAGGCATTGCTTGCATCTGCTTCTGGGCTCCCTGTTTTCCGAATTACCGGCCGACGCACGAATACTGTGTGTTGGCGTGGGCACAGGAGACGAGCTTTTTTATCTCGCATCGAAGTATCCCGGATGGCGCTTTACTGCGGTGGAACCTTCTGGCGCCATGCTGGATATCTGCCGCCGAAGAGCAGAAAGCGAGGGCGTGGCGTCCCGCTGCCTGTTCCATGAAGGGTACCTCGACTCGCTTCCCGAGGTTGAGCCGCATCAGGCGGCCACATGTTTTCTGGTATCCCAATTCATTCTGGATCACCGCGAGCGAGCACGCTTTTTCCAGGGCATTGCTGAACGTCTTGAACCGGGCGCGTTGCTGGCCAGCTCTGATCTCGCCTCGGATGTTGAATCGCCTGAATATGAGGTGTTGCTTCGTGCCTGGATGAACATGATGTCCGCTGCCGATATTTCCGAAGACGCGATAGCGCGGATGCGGAAGGCTTACGCCAATGATGTCGCTGTCCTGCCTCCGGGCAGGATTGCATCGATTATAGAAGCTGGAGGCTTTACGCTGCCGGTGCAGTGCTATCAGGCCGGGTTGATACATGCCTGGCTGTCGCGGAGGGTCTGA
- a CDS encoding type 1 glutamine amidotransferase domain-containing protein, translating into MSTSQPTLKDKRIAVLVTDGFEQIELTSPRDAAEELGAKVDIIADKPGEVRGWHHTDPGDAFPVANTFEKIQLDDYDAVVLPGGVINADQIRMNDAAVSFVQGAAGAGKPMAVICHGAWLLISAGLVDGKDITSYPSLKDDLENAGAHWLDQEVVRAGNLISSRKPGDLPAFNDALIGALAA; encoded by the coding sequence ATGAGCACTTCACAGCCGACCCTGAAAGACAAGCGCATCGCCGTTCTGGTCACCGACGGTTTCGAGCAGATTGAACTGACCAGCCCCCGAGACGCCGCCGAGGAACTGGGCGCGAAGGTGGACATCATCGCGGACAAGCCCGGCGAGGTGCGCGGCTGGCACCATACCGACCCCGGCGACGCCTTCCCCGTCGCCAACACCTTCGAAAAGATCCAGCTGGACGACTACGACGCCGTGGTGCTGCCAGGCGGTGTCATCAACGCAGATCAGATTCGCATGAATGATGCCGCCGTTTCCTTCGTGCAGGGTGCGGCGGGAGCGGGCAAGCCGATGGCGGTGATCTGCCATGGTGCCTGGCTGCTGATATCCGCAGGTCTGGTCGACGGCAAGGACATCACCAGCTACCCCTCACTCAAGGACGACCTGGAAAACGCCGGGGCGCACTGGCTGGATCAAGAGGTGGTGCGCGCGGGCAACCTCATCAGCAGCCGCAAACCGGGTGATCTGCCTGCGTTCAACGACGCGTTGATCGGCGCGCTGGCGGCCTGA